The following coding sequences are from one Treponema bryantii window:
- a CDS encoding extracellular solute-binding protein, whose protein sequence is MKKIALAIMALVAVTFTFTSCGDEKDDGTLYLYNWTYYTPDSVLKAFEKEFNCTVKVDTFDSNEVMYAKLKAGAKGYDITFPSQDYTSIMINQKMLQKIDQTKFTNKKYINIDTKKLMTFDPEMEWQVPYYLGMAGIAVNKQKVSNYEKSWNIFARTDLKGHMSMMDDMREVIGDALAYQGLSVNTVDDAKLQAATDLINTSWKPNLVKFDAEGFGKSFAAGDFWVCQGYAEVVFGEVPEEKQEDMIDFFIPKEGGPMYLDSMVILKGAKHYDRANEFINFIHRPEIYAMFLDDFRFPGYVNLEAEKHRTTVPMYKAEEMASGELKLDVGEDLEKFNEKWETIRFTAD, encoded by the coding sequence ATGAAAAAGATTGCACTTGCAATTATGGCACTTGTTGCTGTCACATTCACTTTCACCTCATGTGGTGATGAAAAAGATGATGGAACTCTTTATCTTTATAACTGGACTTATTACACTCCAGATTCAGTTCTCAAGGCTTTTGAAAAAGAATTCAACTGTACAGTAAAAGTTGATACCTTCGACTCAAACGAAGTTATGTATGCTAAACTCAAGGCCGGAGCTAAGGGATATGACATCACATTCCCATCACAGGACTACACATCTATCATGATCAATCAGAAGATGCTTCAGAAAATTGATCAGACAAAGTTCACAAACAAGAAATACATCAACATTGATACCAAAAAGCTTATGACTTTTGACCCTGAAATGGAATGGCAGGTTCCTTACTATCTTGGTATGGCTGGTATTGCTGTAAACAAACAGAAGGTATCTAATTATGAAAAATCATGGAACATTTTTGCACGCACAGACCTCAAAGGCCACATGTCTATGATGGATGATATGCGTGAAGTTATCGGTGACGCTCTTGCTTACCAGGGACTTTCTGTAAACACAGTTGATGACGCAAAGCTTCAGGCTGCTACAGACCTTATCAACACTTCATGGAAGCCAAACCTTGTAAAGTTTGATGCAGAAGGCTTTGGTAAGTCTTTTGCTGCAGGAGACTTCTGGGTATGCCAGGGTTATGCTGAAGTTGTATTTGGTGAAGTTCCGGAAGAAAAGCAGGAAGATATGATTGACTTCTTTATTCCAAAAGAAGGTGGTCCTATGTATCTCGACTCTATGGTTATTCTTAAGGGGGCAAAACATTACGACCGCGCCAACGAGTTCATCAACTTCATCCATAGACCAGAAATTTATGCTATGTTCCTCGATGATTTCCGTTTCCCAGGTTATGTAAACCTCGAAGCAGAAAAACACCGCACAACAGTTCCAATGTACAAGGCAGAGGAAATGGCTTCTGGTGAACTCAAGCTTGATGTAGGTGAAGATCTCGAAAAATTCAACGAAAAGTGGGAAACAATTCGTTTTACTGCTGACTAA
- a CDS encoding ABC transporter permease: protein MARTLGVLFHNAFASMNKPRSENARHAKRAWRRHNHKFSFSKLVLWLTIVFLFLPLFVIIVYSFNESKGAEFTKVSLTWYKELFFNSKALWQALLNSILIAFSSAAVSTVLGTMASIGVNWYKFRGKKFIQTLTYLPMVLPEVIIGISMVIFFSGIHMPLGLFTVFAAHTTFCLPFVFLMVNARLDEFDYSIVEASHDLGATEVQTMFKVVVPAIMPGILSGFLMAITMSLEDFVITFFVAGPGSTTLPLYVYSMIRFGVSPVINSLSVIMIIFTCSIAFICRKGLKGFAAGH from the coding sequence ATGGCAAGAACTCTTGGTGTACTGTTTCATAACGCCTTCGCAAGCATGAATAAACCTCGCTCTGAAAATGCCCGTCACGCTAAACGTGCATGGAGACGTCATAATCACAAATTTTCATTTTCAAAGCTTGTACTCTGGCTCACTATAGTGTTCCTCTTTCTGCCTCTCTTTGTAATCATTGTTTATTCCTTCAATGAAAGCAAGGGTGCAGAGTTTACAAAGGTAAGCCTTACCTGGTATAAGGAGCTTTTCTTTAATTCAAAAGCTCTGTGGCAGGCTCTTTTAAATAGTATTCTGATTGCTTTTTCTTCTGCAGCTGTTTCTACAGTACTGGGAACTATGGCTTCTATCGGTGTAAACTGGTATAAGTTCCGCGGAAAGAAATTCATTCAGACACTCACCTACCTTCCTATGGTTTTGCCGGAAGTTATCATCGGTATTTCTATGGTAATTTTCTTTAGTGGTATTCATATGCCGCTTGGACTTTTTACCGTATTTGCCGCACACACAACCTTCTGTCTTCCGTTTGTTTTCCTTATGGTAAATGCACGCCTCGACGAGTTTGATTACTCTATCGTAGAAGCATCACATGACCTTGGAGCTACCGAAGTTCAGACAATGTTCAAGGTTGTCGTTCCTGCTATCATGCCAGGAATTCTTTCCGGCTTCCTCATGGCAATTACAATGTCTCTTGAAGACTTTGTAATCACATTCTTTGTTGCAGGCCCTGGTTCTACTACCCTGCCGCTTTATGTTTACTCGATGATCCGCTTCGGAGTTTCACCGGTAATCAATTCACTTTCTGTAATTATGATTATTTTTACCTGTTCGATTGCCTTTATCTGCCGTAAGGGACTCAAAGGCTTTGCTGCAGGTCATTAA
- a CDS encoding OmpA family protein: protein MKRISVTAILLFITFSLFADEGILFEFKQKKGDAVSHVATVEEEAYINGRLNNRTEFINRTSTTVTETQQDGSAKLFTHYMTTQNNFMNSTGRMLSWGEENSVRVYRDANGQLHDSDNDYLPTVQSVPSFSDKKIKIGESWTSEGLEVHDCRELFNMEEAIQVPFTATYTYIGDEETDDKILRVLEVQYKFFQDNLSENNYNSDCTYAGTQGQAIQKIWWDNERGELDHYTEEFVIYMYDTYNNTFAFRGTAHGEVTDYKSVNDKTNLKKLQKTVEKYKLDNISIKQGDKGLTISLDAIQFEPDSVILLPSEKKKIEKIGEILKEFSNDLLITGHCADRGTVKMQQKLSEERADAVAEFLVQLGIRDQYHVFTQGKGATEPVATNSTEAGRVKNRRVEITIMD from the coding sequence ATGAAACGTATATCTGTAACTGCAATACTTTTATTCATTACCTTTTCTTTATTTGCCGATGAAGGCATTTTATTTGAATTTAAGCAGAAAAAAGGTGATGCTGTATCACATGTAGCCACAGTTGAAGAAGAAGCTTATATAAATGGAAGATTAAATAATAGAACAGAGTTTATAAACCGTACTTCCACCACCGTAACAGAAACTCAACAGGATGGATCTGCTAAACTTTTTACTCACTACATGACAACTCAGAACAACTTTATGAATTCCACTGGAAGAATGCTTTCCTGGGGAGAAGAAAATTCCGTTAGAGTTTACCGCGATGCTAATGGACAGCTCCACGACTCTGACAATGATTATCTGCCTACAGTACAAAGCGTTCCATCTTTTTCTGATAAAAAAATCAAGATTGGTGAATCATGGACAAGTGAAGGTCTTGAAGTACATGATTGCCGCGAGCTGTTTAATATGGAAGAAGCTATCCAGGTTCCTTTTACAGCTACCTATACTTATATTGGTGATGAAGAAACAGATGATAAAATCCTCCGTGTACTCGAAGTGCAGTATAAGTTCTTTCAGGATAATCTGAGTGAAAATAATTACAATTCAGACTGTACTTATGCAGGAACTCAGGGTCAGGCAATTCAGAAAATCTGGTGGGACAATGAACGCGGAGAACTCGACCATTATACAGAAGAATTTGTAATCTACATGTATGATACCTATAACAACACCTTTGCATTCCGGGGAACTGCCCATGGTGAGGTAACTGATTATAAATCTGTAAATGACAAAACTAACCTTAAAAAACTTCAGAAAACAGTTGAAAAATATAAACTTGATAATATTTCTATAAAACAGGGAGATAAAGGTCTTACAATCAGTCTGGATGCAATTCAGTTTGAACCGGATTCTGTTATCCTTCTTCCTTCTGAAAAGAAAAAAATTGAAAAAATCGGTGAGATTCTAAAAGAGTTTTCAAACGACCTTTTGATTACAGGCCACTGTGCAGACCGCGGAACCGTAAAAATGCAGCAGAAACTTTCTGAAGAACGCGCAGATGCAGTTGCTGAATTCCTTGTACAACTTGGTATTCGCGATCAGTATCATGTATTCACACAGGGTAAGGGTGCTACGGAGCCTGTCGCAACGAATTCTACGGAAGCTGGGCGAGTAAAAAATAGACGTGTTGAAATCACAATTATGGATTAA
- a CDS encoding regulatory protein RecX — protein MIIKTIAETSYSGMFKVAPEEGSAFYVRAEYLPEGLFERIDVGVEFDENETDCLLDAGLTCAVELKAVSYLARAEQSRFGLTRKLIEKKFDKKYVEAAMSYLELRGYLSDLRYATAWLNTRKTNHYEGRSRLSAELASRGIARDVANKALDIFFAENDEDEICRKAYEKLSKSKSGEKLTAAMLRQGFTQKQIRNL, from the coding sequence ATGATTATCAAGACAATCGCAGAAACATCATACAGTGGAATGTTCAAGGTAGCGCCTGAAGAGGGTTCTGCATTTTATGTGCGGGCGGAATATCTGCCGGAAGGTCTTTTTGAGAGAATTGATGTTGGTGTTGAGTTTGATGAAAATGAAACCGACTGCCTTCTCGACGCAGGTCTTACCTGCGCAGTTGAACTCAAAGCTGTTTCATATCTTGCCCGTGCTGAACAGAGCCGATTTGGACTTACACGTAAATTAATAGAAAAGAAGTTTGATAAAAAATATGTCGAAGCCGCGATGTCTTATCTTGAGTTGCGCGGTTATTTGAGCGATTTACGTTATGCAACTGCCTGGCTTAATACAAGAAAAACAAATCACTATGAGGGAAGAAGCAGGTTGTCTGCAGAACTTGCATCTCGCGGAATAGCACGAGATGTTGCAAATAAAGCCCTTGATATTTTTTTTGCAGAAAATGATGAAGACGAGATCTGCCGCAAAGCATATGAGAAACTTTCAAAATCAAAATCTGGTGAAAAATTAACAGCTGCTATGCTAAGACAAGGGTTTACTCAAAAACAGATTCGAAATCTCTAA
- the rpsI gene encoding 30S ribosomal protein S9, producing MVKNIAIGTGRRKTAVARVFVRDGSGKIVVNGKDVKEYFVTAEQIQIVQQPLLVTSMGSKYDVLINVQGGGMNGQAAACLHGISRALVQIDPDARTSLKANGYLTRDSRMVERKKYGQKGARRRFQFSKR from the coding sequence ATGGTAAAGAATATTGCTATTGGTACAGGAAGAAGAAAGACTGCTGTAGCCCGCGTATTTGTTCGCGACGGCTCAGGAAAAATCGTTGTAAATGGTAAAGATGTAAAAGAATACTTTGTAACTGCAGAACAGATTCAGATCGTTCAGCAGCCACTTTTGGTTACTTCAATGGGTTCAAAGTATGACGTTCTTATCAACGTACAGGGTGGCGGTATGAACGGACAGGCAGCTGCTTGCTTGCACGGAATTTCACGCGCTCTCGTTCAGATTGATCCAGATGCTCGTACATCTCTCAAGGCTAACGGATACCTCACACGTGATTCTCGTATGGTTGAGCGTAAGAAGTACGGACAGAAGGGTGCTCGTCGCCGCTTCCAGTTCTCAAAGCGTTAG
- a CDS encoding Holliday junction resolvase-like protein, which translates to MIEQFLSYIKNIVLEIPFPALIAFSVVFLLLIIQTIRLHKNHASLRSDAIKRSRSVLGGQLAEQVAPYLPGFPCNPGDARFIGKPVDFIAFPGMTEDNNVKEVLLIEVKTGKSALSGREREIKRAVTEGRVRYVEYRADD; encoded by the coding sequence ATGATTGAGCAGTTTTTAAGTTACATTAAAAATATAGTGTTGGAAATCCCTTTTCCTGCACTTATTGCATTTTCTGTTGTATTTCTTCTTCTGATTATACAGACAATCCGTCTTCATAAAAATCATGCATCGCTTCGTTCAGATGCCATTAAACGTTCCCGTTCTGTTCTGGGAGGTCAGCTTGCAGAACAGGTTGCTCCTTATCTGCCGGGCTTTCCATGTAATCCCGGTGACGCCCGCTTTATTGGTAAGCCGGTTGATTTTATAGCATTTCCCGGTATGACAGAGGATAATAACGTAAAAGAAGTTCTTTTAATTGAAGTGAAAACAGGAAAATCTGCACTCAGCGGACGAGAAAGAGAGATTAAGCGAGCTGTTACCGAAGGTCGTGTTCGATATGTCGAATATAGAGCTGATGATTAG
- a CDS encoding ABC transporter permease, producing the protein MKDKRLSKELHDSRVGSFYGWPMGLWFIIFFVAPLVIIFIYSFLKKGVYGGVEWKFSLKAYKQMCKPEYGLIVLRTLKITIISTILTILVSIPSAYAMARSRHQTLFLFMIIIPFWTNSLIRIFAWMSILNNDGILNQILMKLHLIKDYVPFLYNTKAVILVSVYMYIPYAILPIFTAVDRFDFSLLEAARDLGATKPQSMFKVLIPGIRSGIISALIFTFIPIFGAYTVPLLVGGKDSYMLGNIIVDQVQKTRNWPLAAAFSMVITIISVIGIMMITRSNSQEAQLKKKNTKEDNYVGGVQ; encoded by the coding sequence ATGAAAGATAAACGACTATCTAAAGAATTACATGATTCCCGCGTCGGCTCTTTTTACGGCTGGCCAATGGGACTCTGGTTTATTATTTTCTTTGTTGCTCCACTTGTAATCATCTTTATCTACAGTTTTTTAAAGAAAGGTGTTTACGGTGGCGTTGAATGGAAGTTCTCTCTCAAAGCTTATAAGCAGATGTGTAAGCCGGAATATGGTCTGATTGTACTTAGAACTCTTAAAATCACTATTATTTCTACTATATTAACGATTTTAGTTTCAATTCCGAGTGCTTATGCAATGGCCCGCAGCCGTCATCAGACTCTCTTCCTTTTTATGATTATCATTCCGTTCTGGACAAACTCACTTATCCGCATTTTTGCCTGGATGAGCATTTTGAACAACGACGGTATTCTCAATCAGATTTTGATGAAGCTGCATCTTATAAAGGATTATGTTCCTTTCCTATATAATACTAAGGCCGTTATTCTTGTAAGCGTGTATATGTATATTCCGTATGCAATTCTACCAATCTTTACTGCAGTAGACCGATTTGACTTTTCTCTCCTTGAAGCCGCACGCGACCTTGGAGCAACTAAGCCACAGTCTATGTTTAAGGTTCTGATTCCGGGAATCCGCAGCGGTATTATTTCTGCACTGATTTTTACCTTCATTCCGATTTTCGGTGCATATACAGTACCTCTCCTCGTTGGTGGAAAAGATTCTTACATGCTCGGAAACATCATTGTTGATCAGGTTCAGAAGACACGTAACTGGCCTCTTGCTGCTGCATTCTCTATGGTAATTACAATTATTTCTGTTATTGGAATTATGATGATTACCCGCTCTAATTCACAGGAAGCTCAGCTCAAGAAAAAGAATACAAAAGAAGATAACTATGTTGGAGGTGTACAGTAA
- a CDS encoding bifunctional diguanylate cyclase/phosphodiesterase codes for MSVNLSVVLDNIAAPVIVGTPIKDNTGKIIDFDIVYTNEEVKKAAGFIMQNKPKWSDFSMNITSDIPWFKMALDAIAGRFYDDIKYFSPSTQAWYKIEMKYVPSEKYIIITFINITSEREYYRKLKKTLITDPMTGFSNRTGFADTFAITLETARFKKYRAALLVVDIDNLQNINDSLGSAAGDQVILDVADVLKQFQREYIQIFRYGDDEFAVIITNFESDDSLVNFIDCIFDAFQLKQISVSGGISMFPANTEQKEELIRFADMAVHYAKKNGKNSFFYFEPEMQRVFIQHLTLQTKMNEALLGSCFTQYYQPQFDIQSGKLRGFEALIRWHDDELGTISPAVFIPLAEESGLIVPIGKWVLRTAITTLKTWQAKYDFRGIISVNVSPIQLLCDNFLQELEELILEYKVDPELLEIEITEGVMINNMGDAIDKLRHIKAMGIRVSLDDFGTGYSSLSYLQMLPLNTLKIDKAFINDITSKDGVQATITRSIIDMVEKMGLETIAEGVENKEQLELLHKFNCNFVQGFLRGKPMPYQLCDAYLAGDVNALLKN; via the coding sequence ATGAGCGTAAACCTTTCTGTTGTTCTCGACAATATCGCTGCCCCTGTTATTGTTGGAACTCCCATTAAAGACAACACTGGAAAAATCATAGATTTTGATATCGTTTATACCAATGAGGAAGTAAAAAAAGCCGCCGGCTTTATTATGCAGAACAAGCCTAAATGGTCTGATTTCTCCATGAATATTACCTCCGACATACCCTGGTTTAAAATGGCACTTGATGCTATTGCCGGCCGTTTCTATGATGACATCAAATACTTTTCACCTTCAACTCAAGCCTGGTATAAAATTGAGATGAAGTATGTACCTTCCGAAAAGTACATCATAATCACTTTTATCAATATAACTTCTGAACGCGAATATTATAGAAAACTAAAGAAAACCCTTATCACAGATCCTATGACAGGCTTTTCAAACCGAACAGGTTTTGCAGATACTTTTGCAATCACCCTTGAAACAGCCCGCTTTAAAAAATACAGGGCTGCCCTTCTTGTTGTTGATATTGATAACCTTCAGAATATAAATGATTCCCTTGGAAGTGCTGCAGGAGATCAGGTTATTCTTGATGTTGCAGATGTCCTAAAACAGTTTCAGAGAGAATACATTCAAATCTTCCGATACGGTGATGATGAGTTTGCTGTAATAATCACAAATTTTGAAAGCGATGATTCTCTTGTAAACTTTATTGACTGTATTTTTGATGCATTCCAGCTGAAACAGATTTCTGTTTCCGGCGGTATTTCAATGTTCCCGGCTAATACAGAACAGAAAGAAGAACTGATTCGCTTTGCAGACATGGCAGTTCATTATGCAAAAAAGAACGGAAAGAACAGCTTTTTTTATTTTGAACCTGAGATGCAGAGAGTTTTCATTCAGCATCTTACCCTTCAGACAAAAATGAACGAAGCCCTTTTGGGAAGCTGCTTTACACAGTACTATCAGCCTCAGTTTGATATTCAGTCTGGAAAACTCCGAGGTTTTGAAGCCCTTATCAGATGGCATGATGACGAGCTTGGAACAATCTCTCCAGCCGTATTTATTCCTCTTGCCGAAGAATCAGGCCTCATAGTTCCTATAGGAAAATGGGTTTTAAGAACAGCTATAACCACACTCAAAACATGGCAGGCTAAATACGATTTCCGTGGAATTATTTCTGTAAACGTATCTCCAATTCAACTTCTCTGTGACAACTTTTTACAGGAACTTGAAGAACTCATTCTTGAATATAAGGTTGATCCCGAACTTCTTGAAATTGAAATCACAGAAGGTGTTATGATTAACAATATGGGAGATGCAATTGATAAGCTCCGCCATATAAAAGCCATGGGCATCCGAGTTTCTCTTGATGATTTTGGAACAGGCTATTCTTCCCTAAGTTACCTTCAGATGTTGCCTTTGAATACCCTTAAAATTGACAAAGCCTTTATAAACGATATCACTTCAAAAGATGGAGTTCAGGCGACAATCACCCGCTCTATTATTGATATGGTAGAAAAGATGGGGCTTGAAACTATTGCAGAAGGTGTTGAAAATAAAGAACAGCTTGAGCTGCTTCATAAGTTTAACTGTAATTTTGTTCAGGGCTTTTTACGAGGAAAACCAATGCCATATCAGCTTTGTGACGCATATCTGGCCGGTGATGTAAATGCACTGCTGAAAAACTAA
- a CDS encoding ABC transporter ATP-binding protein, giving the protein MKGSQVTIDHVSKRFGDFVALDDINFTIEPGEFFSLLGPSGCGKTTLLRIIAGFESPDDGVVLFDDKNVIPLSPDKRESNTVFQTYALFPHMTVYENVAFSLRLKKLPKDEIDKKVREYVHLVQLDQHINKKPNQLSGGQKQRVAIARALINEPKVLLLDEPLSALDAKLRANLLIDLDRLHDQIGITFIYVTHDQSEALSVSDRIAVMNAGHVLQIGTPYEIYESPATQFVAQFIGETNLFDAEVVDCVPHKDTAGNDDFMATLSVPELGKQAPLATDTAAEAALDRFMQVTDYEHTDKGQKVAFTIRPEKIRITLEPPSTGGRTDINVFSGIVEEPIYSGFQSKFYVKLDTGKVIKVFKQHTDYMDDGPVIQWKDRVYVSWSAEDAYIVEDINK; this is encoded by the coding sequence GTGAAAGGAAGTCAGGTTACCATTGATCATGTATCCAAAAGATTCGGCGATTTTGTTGCCCTGGATGACATCAATTTTACTATTGAACCGGGAGAGTTCTTCTCTCTTCTTGGTCCTTCTGGATGCGGAAAAACTACACTTCTCCGCATAATTGCAGGTTTTGAGTCTCCAGATGATGGAGTAGTTCTTTTTGATGACAAGAACGTAATTCCTCTTTCACCGGATAAGCGCGAATCAAATACCGTTTTCCAGACTTATGCTCTTTTTCCTCACATGACTGTTTACGAAAACGTAGCATTCTCTCTGCGTCTTAAGAAACTCCCTAAGGATGAAATTGATAAAAAGGTTCGCGAATACGTACACCTTGTACAGCTGGATCAGCACATTAACAAAAAGCCAAACCAACTCTCAGGTGGACAGAAACAGCGTGTTGCTATTGCCCGCGCCCTCATCAACGAGCCTAAGGTTCTTCTGCTCGACGAGCCTCTTTCTGCCCTTGATGCAAAGCTCCGCGCAAATCTTCTTATTGATCTGGATCGTCTTCACGACCAGATTGGTATTACATTTATCTATGTAACTCACGATCAGAGTGAAGCTCTTTCTGTTTCTGACCGCATTGCAGTTATGAACGCAGGTCATGTACTTCAGATAGGAACTCCATACGAAATTTACGAAAGCCCTGCAACTCAGTTTGTTGCTCAGTTTATTGGAGAAACTAACCTCTTTGATGCTGAAGTTGTAGACTGTGTTCCTCACAAGGACACTGCCGGTAACGATGATTTTATGGCTACCCTCAGTGTACCGGAGCTCGGAAAGCAGGCACCTCTTGCAACAGATACAGCCGCAGAAGCAGCCCTCGACCGCTTTATGCAGGTTACAGATTACGAGCACACAGACAAAGGTCAGAAAGTTGCCTTCACTATCCGTCCTGAAAAAATCAGAATTACTCTTGAACCACCTTCAACCGGTGGCCGCACAGATATAAATGTTTTCAGTGGAATCGTAGAGGAGCCTATTTATTCAGGCTTCCAGTCTAAGTTCTATGTAAAGCTTGATACAGGTAAAGTTATCAAAGTATTCAAGCAGCATACGGACTATATGGATGATGGTCCTGTTATCCAGTGGAAAGACAGGGTTTATGTTTCCTGGTCTGCAGAAGACGCTTATATTGTTGAGGACATCAATAAATAA
- the rplM gene encoding 50S ribosomal protein L13 encodes METIFVKEYEQARKWYVIDAAGKPLGRVAAKAAYIARGKNKATYTKNQLMGDFVVIINAEKAVVTGGKEQKKIYYHHTGFVGGLRAHTYEKLLEKHPTDPMAIAVAGMLPHGRLGRKMMDNVKIYAGAEHPHAAQNPQPIEL; translated from the coding sequence ATGGAAACTATTTTCGTTAAAGAATACGAACAGGCTCGCAAATGGTACGTTATTGACGCAGCCGGAAAACCACTTGGACGTGTTGCTGCAAAGGCAGCTTATATTGCACGTGGAAAGAACAAAGCAACTTACACAAAGAATCAGCTTATGGGTGATTTCGTTGTAATCATCAATGCAGAAAAAGCTGTTGTAACTGGTGGTAAAGAACAGAAGAAGATTTACTATCACCACACAGGTTTCGTAGGTGGACTTCGCGCTCATACTTATGAGAAGCTTCTTGAAAAGCACCCTACAGATCCAATGGCTATTGCTGTTGCTGGTATGCTTCCACACGGAAGACTCGGTCGCAAGATGATGGATAACGTAAAGATTTACGCTGGTGCTGAGCATCCACATGCTGCACAGAATCCACAGCCAATTGAACTTTAA